The DNA region CCGAATAACAATATCTTTAATATAACCCCTTTCTAAGATAATGTGTAGCCAGCTAGCTCAATATGATGACGATTCATATATATTCTTGTTTTTTAGTGGTTAACTAAGATATAAAACTTAAGATTCAAAAACCATGTAACGATTCTCATGGCGGATGGCCTAAAAAAGACAACGCATTGCCCCATAATTATTTGGCGCAAACGTCATGCTTCATGCGCAATAGTCAACAAATAACAAGATCTAACAATTGTCTATGTGTGGATATATTTGTGTAACATCACATGTTTTAATTTCATAATCTAATTTTGTCAATTTTTCAAGTGCAATGTATTAAATTCAGTACAATACAAGAAAACGTGATTTTCTACTACGTCAACAAATTACaacttagagcaactccaatgaTTAGGCTCTTATTTGGGCTTTTatacactattcagcactattctacACTATTCATGTGCCACGTCAGACTTAAGAGCCTGCTAAGagcctgaagcagattttgctccaatgcatgggctcttaaattactattacaaGGGTCCCactgtgtcccaccatacaacattaaataatgatatttattttcacctaatttagatttaaaatttaatagtatatcaatacttcaactaaaaattaatttaattattacttatactaatttaatttaaaattaattttcctaaaattttaaaaaaagtacattgtattgaattatagaaataaaagagagccaaacttgagagagagagcctcattaaaaccttactaggaaaagcCCAATTGGGATACAagcctagtgaaggaaaaagagtacaacaatcCCTAAGAGAGACCTTAATACATTAcattaacaaaataaatacGAAAGGAAATACAtgagaatgaaaaataaacaacaatacaTTTGAAACGAAATACACATCAAGGCGTGAAGATTAAGTTTCATTATTATCGATTTCAGGAAGGTCCCAGatatgctccaccaagtctgcttgaagtTGGCGATGGATTGACTTTTCAATTTGATGTGCTCTCCTTTCCAACATATTTCTAAAAGCGGGAATAGGACCGCTTAATACTTCAGCATCCgatatgtcattattgacctgctcataaacaaaattacctttgtacgtgttgcgctcatcttcaacaatcatgttatgcaatatgatgcaagcataGATGATTGACTTCATGTCATTCGGATGCCACCAGCGTGATGGACCACGGACAATCGCAAACCGAGATTGGAGCACTCCGAATGCACGTTCCACGTCCTTTCTTGCTGCTTCTTGTCTTTTGGCaaacttttgttttttttctccttgtggcattgggatggtcttcacaaatgtaCCCCACTCGGGATAGATACTGTCTGCTAGATAGTATCCCATGTGATACATTGTTTCATTCACTCTAAATTTCACCATGGGAGCAGCTCCACGCAAAACCTCATTAAACACCGGAGATTGGTTTAGCACAGTAATGTCATTATTTGAGcctgcaatgccaaaaaatgcatgccaaatccacaagtcttgtgatgccactgcttcaagcatgattgtgggtcttccatgatcacctcgggtgtattgacctttccacgcaactggacaattcttccattcccaatgcatacaatcaatGGAACCTAACATACCTGGAAATCCACGAGACTCCCCCCATTGAAGTAGGCGTGTCATGTCTTCCTCGTTTGGACGCCTCAAGTATTGCCCACCAAATACTTCACACACACCTTCTACAAAATTCTTTAagcactcaattgcagtactttcaccaattcTAACGTATTCATCAACACTGTCAGCAGGTGATCCATACGCTAACATACGAATAGCGGCggtgcacttttgtaatggtgatagaccttgtcttccaactgcatcAACGGACATTAAAAAGTACGGGTTATAAGACCCAAGGGCCTCTACAATTCTGAGGAACACATGCTTTCGCATTCGAAACCTTCGTCGGAAAAGCTCTTCCGTGTATACAGGATTTTCAGAGAAGTAGTCCTTCATCAACCGCTCGTTCCCAGCTTCACGATCTCTCTTTATTACTCTTCTTGTTTTCTTGGGTCTAACGGTGTTggcatgttgttgttgttgttgatagaACTCCATCTCCTGCTGCATCATATCTTCAACGAACGTGTCATTCATAAAATCCTCCACACATTCGTTGTAAAATGTGTTCCAGTCGGGTAAATTGTTTGGATCCATTATATGGCACAAATGACAAAATATTGGTGTAATTTGATAGGAGGAATACAAGATGAGAGAACGAAAGaactgttgaatgttgaaatgaatgaaatatggcatgaataaataagagaaacaacggttatattcccaacggctatattccccaacgactatattcccaacggctatattcccaacggctatattacCCAACCGCtatattcccaacggctatatttcccaacggctatatccccaacggctatattccccaaccgctatattccccaacggctatattccccaacatTGACATAGTACTTATTACGAAATTTGAATGATAAAATTACGACATTGACAATATACTAATTAAGAAATTAGAATAACGAAATTACAACATTGATTCAGTACACATGAAGAAGCTAGAATAATAAAGTTACAACATTGATGCAATACACATTAAGAAATTGGAAGAATAAAATTACATCACTAATACACATTAAGAAACACAAGAAGATTTAAGACATTCCTAGTTCACTTAAGGCGAAAGCACGTAGTGCGTTATGCGTACGCAACTCCTCATCGTTCATTCCAGATGTGTTCTTGTTAAGGATATCCATATATGCCCGAAAGTTCTCCGCCTTCTTAAATTTGAGTTCTTCCTGTCTCAATTGCAGTTCACTTTGTTTCAGTTGTTGGTCAGCTTGTTGCAAATCTAGTTCTCTATTCCTTATCTCCCTAAAATTTGCCATCATTTCCATTTTAGCCTTCCCCATGGCTAACACATCAGGGTGAGGAGCAAAAGATAGAGTACTTGACGCAGTATCTGTTGTTTTGGCCTTTCTCTTCTCTGCCTTCTTGCCCTTCGGGCGAGTTGTTGGTGGTGTTGCCTCATATTCGTCGCAATCAATTGATGCACTTGGGTCAGTCGATGTTCCGTCGGCGCCAGCTCCTGACTTCTTTTGTCCCCTTGAATTGGTTTTCATTGATTGTCCCTTCCACTTTGGTTCATCTTTCACCATCCGCCATACATTCTCATGTGTGAAATCTTTTTTATGGTCTACCTGAAATAGGGCATGCGCCTCAGCCATGATATCCTTCtctgagtgtccacttttccaaGGAGTGGTAACTTTGTTGTAGCAACCGGTAAAGAATTGAATATCTTTACTCAATTTTCCAAAACGACATTTCAGCATCTTCCCTGTCCTCGGAGGAGTGTCAAAGTCACGGTACTCATCAAATTGGTCGCGGATCCTATCCCAAAACTTTGCTGCCGTTTGATCAGTTCCCACCGTCGGATCCTTAGAAATGTTGAGCCATGATTGAACAAGAAGTAAATCGTCTTTAACCCTCCATCTGGTGCGTTTCTTTCCAGAAGATTGATCCTCAtcttcaagatcaatatcatctagacccTCGTGTTGTGTATCATCAGGCGTAGCCTCACATTGTgtatcagagacttttgaaccaGTGCTACCAGTAGGAGGGGCTTGGCTTTGAAATTGGTATTGTGGTGGATACATGGGGTATTGTGGATTTGTGAAATTTTCATCAGGGTGAAGTGGTTGGTTTTGAGATGTATATGGAAACATTTGGTACTGAGAATTATGAACATTGCCACCGGTGTGAGGCGAttggttttgaggtggatatGAAGACATTTGGTattgagaattttgaaaattgccaCCGGGGTGATGCggttggttttgaggtggatatggagacatttggtgttgataattttgaaaattgccaCCGGGGTGATGCGAttggttttgaggtggatatGGAGACATTTGGTGTTGAGAAATTTGAAAATTGCCTCGGGTGTGACGCGCTTGGTTGTGAGGAGGAAATGACGGCGTAGGTCGAAACACCTGTGAAGGTTGGTTTCCTTGTTGTAACACCGGCGGAGGTTGAGAACTTTCATTGGTGGGAAGTGTTTGATCGTCCAACAAATCATAGTATTGTTGATAATGTTGGTGATCCATTTTGAATTGATGTGTAAAATGATGAAGTGCACACTATATATAATGTATAAAAGCTGAAAATGGGAGAGAAACGGTCTGATAACCGGCCAAACCAGTCAGACAACCTAAAACGGTTAAAAAACCGGCTCCAGCCGGTCAAAACCGGTCTGAAACCGGTCCACAACGGGAGGGTGACCTGCTGGGCAGGTCACCCTATATATAAACCCATCAAGAGCCCCATTTGtgaaccctagccgcctctccccctccccccccctcgaaaccctcttctcctcccctcttctcttcttcttcttctcctcccctcttctcttctcttcttcttcttctcccctctgaaacccaacccacctctgcaaccccaccaccaccactgaaacccaacccaccgaaagcctcttcttcttcttctcctcccctcttctcttcttctcccctgcCTCCTCGAAACCCCCTTcccttcttctcccctcttctcttcttcttcttctcccctctgaaacccaacccacctctgcaaccccaccaccaccactgaaaccCAACCCACCGAAACCCAACCTCACCactgaaacccaaaacccacctcaccaccactgaaacccaaaacccacctcACCCCCACCGAAACCCAACCCACATCACCGCCTcaaacacccaccaccacaGCCAAAATCCACCTCACCGCCCCCAAATCGACTTACCACCACCCAAATCAGAGCCACCAGATCAGATCAGGGGAAAGGAAGCCCCTTTTCGCACATTCAAGTCTCCCTTTCAACAAGATCGGACATGCAAGgctcagaatttttttttttcctatgtaAATATCAGTTGCAGTGTAAAAGTTTGATTTTGGTTGtaaagtttggatttttttttaaaaaaattgattttggttttgttcTTGTGTTAGTTTATTTCAaatctgttcttcttcttcttcccttctaCCGTTTCTTCCCTCTGAAAGTAGTTGATGAGGAGCATGTGAGAGAAAATAATCGTTTTTTAATATAAGAGCTCATTAAGCAGGAGCTCTTGCAGAAGAGCCTATGGACTGTAGCTAAGAGCTTTAAGGCTCTCTCCAATGCAGGGAAAAAATAAGAGCCGGctcttagcaactccagctggCCTAAGAgc from Lotus japonicus ecotype B-129 chromosome 2, LjGifu_v1.2 includes:
- the LOC130735909 gene encoding glutathione S-transferase T3-like; the encoded protein is MSSYPPQNQSPHTGGNVHNSQYQMFPYTSQNQPLHPDENFTNPQYPMYPPQYQFQSQAPPTGSTGSKVSDTQCEATPDDTQHEGLDDIDLEDEDQSSGKKRTRWRVKDDLLLVQSWLNISKDPTVGTDQTAAKFWDRIRDQFDEYRDFDTPPRTGKMLKCRFGKLSKDIQFFTGCYNKVTTPWKSGHSEKDIMAEAHALFQVDHKKDFTHENVWRMVKDEPKWKGQSMKTNSRGQKKSGAGADGTSTDPSASIDCDEYEATPPTTRPKGKKAEKRKAKTTDTASSTLSFAPHPDVLAMGKAKMEMMANFREIRNRELDLQQADQQLKQSELQLRQEELKFKKAENFRAYMDILNKNTSGMNDEELRTHNALRAFALSELGMS
- the LOC130735908 gene encoding uncharacterized protein LOC130735908; this translates as MDPNNLPDWNTFYNECVEDFMNDTFVEDMMQQEMEFYQQQQQHANTVRPKKTRRVIKRDREAGNERLMKDYFSENPVYTEELFRRRFRMRKHVFLRIVEALGSYNPYFLMSVDAVGRQGLSPLQKCTAAIRMLAYGSPADSVDEYVRIGESTAIECLKNFVEGVCEVFGGQYLRRPNEEDMTRLLQWGESRGFPGMLGSIDCMHWEWKNCPVAWKGQYTRGDHGRPTIMLEAVASQDLWIWHAFFGIAGSNNDITVLNQSPVFNEVLRGAAPMVKFRVNETMYHMGYYLADSIYPEWGTFVKTIPMPQGEKKQKFAKRQEAARKDVERAFGVLQSRFAIVRGPSRWWHPNDMKSIIYACIILHNMIVEDERNTYKGNFVYEQVNNDISDAEVLSGPIPAFRNMLERRAHQIEKSIHRQLQADLVEHIWDLPEIDNNET